Proteins co-encoded in one Haloarcula pelagica genomic window:
- a CDS encoding tRNA-dihydrouridine synthase: protein MFEPRVALASLSGESDAAWARAVAEHVGCAFLGGIALDDATRDAARRLVERDRCEFLPADPVGFVDEQLGALETAPLQPGINVRSATTEPIRRIGTVCHDHGTILELNAHCRQTEMCRAGAGESLLRDSDRLAEHVSAAHGTGANVSVKVRAEVEGVDLVSVAETVEQAGGDILHVDAMDSERVVERLSNTTDLFVIANNGVRGRESVREYLDYGADAVSVGRASDDRDVLRAVREAVETERREVAR from the coding sequence ATGTTCGAACCACGCGTCGCGCTGGCGAGTCTGAGCGGGGAATCGGACGCGGCCTGGGCCCGGGCCGTCGCCGAGCACGTCGGCTGTGCGTTCCTCGGTGGGATCGCGCTCGACGACGCGACGCGGGACGCTGCCCGCCGGCTGGTCGAACGCGACCGGTGCGAGTTCCTCCCCGCCGATCCAGTCGGGTTCGTCGACGAACAGCTCGGAGCGCTCGAAACCGCACCGCTCCAACCGGGGATCAACGTCCGAAGCGCGACGACGGAGCCGATCCGTCGTATCGGGACCGTCTGTCACGACCACGGCACGATCCTCGAACTGAACGCCCACTGTCGGCAGACCGAGATGTGTCGGGCCGGGGCGGGAGAGTCGTTGCTGCGGGACAGCGACCGGCTCGCCGAGCATGTCTCGGCGGCCCACGGGACCGGGGCAAACGTCTCTGTGAAGGTCCGTGCCGAGGTCGAGGGAGTCGATCTCGTCTCGGTGGCCGAGACGGTCGAACAGGCTGGTGGTGATATCCTCCACGTCGACGCGATGGATTCGGAGCGAGTTGTCGAGCGGCTCTCGAACACAACGGACCTGTTCGTGATCGCCAACAATGGCGTGCGCGGACGGGAGAGCGTCCGGGAGTACCTCGACTACGGCGCCGACGCCGTCAGCGTCGGCCGGGCCAGCGACGACCGCGACGTGTTGCGTGCCGTCCGCGAAGCCGTCGAGACGGAGCGTCGAGAGGTGGCAAGATGA
- a CDS encoding DNA-directed RNA polymerase subunit N: protein MMVPVRCFTCGNVVGEHWEEFKARTREAEEPEDPEKVLDELGVERHCCRRMLVSHKDLVDIVAPYQ from the coding sequence ATGATGGTACCGGTCCGGTGTTTCACCTGCGGTAACGTCGTCGGCGAGCACTGGGAGGAGTTCAAGGCCCGCACCCGCGAAGCCGAGGAGCCCGAGGACCCGGAGAAGGTCCTCGACGAACTCGGCGTCGAGCGGCACTGCTGTCGCCGGATGCTCGTCTCCCACAAGGACCTCGTCGACATCGTCGCACCCTACCAATGA
- a CDS encoding 30S ribosomal protein S13, with protein MSAEDPNPDEADEEEEDIRYFVRIGQTDLDGTKSVERALTELNGIGTRAARLIAQRAEVDRRAVFGKLDDDVIDTVVEHVESFADEVPEWMTNHQKDYFTGETTHETGNDLNLTRRQDINRMKMIDSYRGIRHQRGQKVRGQRTKSTGRTEGTIGVNVEAIKEEQAEAGEEGDE; from the coding sequence ATGAGTGCAGAAGACCCCAACCCGGACGAGGCGGATGAGGAAGAAGAGGACATCCGCTACTTCGTCCGTATCGGACAGACCGACCTCGACGGCACCAAGTCCGTCGAACGAGCACTGACAGAACTGAACGGCATCGGGACGCGTGCCGCTCGCCTCATCGCCCAACGGGCAGAGGTCGACCGGCGGGCGGTCTTCGGCAAGCTCGACGACGACGTTATCGACACTGTTGTCGAACACGTCGAGAGCTTCGCCGACGAGGTCCCCGAGTGGATGACCAACCACCAGAAGGACTACTTCACCGGTGAGACGACCCACGAGACCGGGAACGACCTCAACCTCACCCGCCGTCAGGACATCAACCGCATGAAGATGATCGACTCCTACCGTGGCATCCGCCACCAGCGCGGCCAGAAGGTTCGCGGCCAGCGGACCAAGTCCACGGGGCGTACCGAGGGCACCATCGGTGTCAACGTCGAGGCGATCAAGGAAGAACAGGCCGAAGCCGGCGAGGAGGGTGACGAATAA
- the moaA gene encoding GTP 3',8-cyclase MoaA, giving the protein MLEDDHGREVSQVRVSLTDRCNFDCVYCHNEGLGDTRGPMEPQDDEMDTDDVVRFLEVAREFDIEAVKFTGGEPMLRDDLEEIIRRTPDGMEVSLTTNGTFLPGRARGLVEAGLERVNVSQDAIDPEAFAEITQSGAYDRVIEGVEAALAAGLDPVKLNMVVFEPTAGYVPEMVDHVAEHDGLRLQLIEYMPELVGRPEWAIDIQRVHDWLADQAHRVEVREMHDRKRYWVSGDGNGEGMVEIVDPVENSTFCDNCHRVRVTHDGKLKGCLNRTDDLRPMGEMTRSEIRETFRQTVANRVPYYGEYMIEEDGEWVLNEEYLDRGPAVDPAPASDDD; this is encoded by the coding sequence GTGCTGGAGGACGACCACGGTCGCGAGGTCTCGCAGGTCCGGGTGTCACTGACCGACCGGTGTAACTTCGACTGTGTCTACTGTCACAACGAGGGACTGGGCGACACCCGCGGCCCGATGGAGCCACAGGACGACGAGATGGACACCGACGACGTGGTCCGCTTTCTGGAGGTCGCCCGGGAGTTCGACATCGAGGCGGTGAAGTTCACCGGCGGCGAGCCGATGCTCCGGGACGACCTCGAAGAGATCATTCGCCGGACGCCCGACGGAATGGAGGTGTCGCTGACTACCAACGGGACCTTCCTCCCGGGGCGCGCACGCGGGCTGGTCGAGGCCGGCCTGGAACGGGTCAACGTCTCACAGGACGCGATCGACCCGGAAGCGTTCGCGGAGATCACACAGAGTGGTGCCTACGACCGGGTGATCGAGGGCGTCGAGGCGGCGCTGGCTGCCGGGCTCGACCCGGTGAAGCTGAACATGGTCGTCTTCGAACCCACGGCCGGCTACGTCCCCGAGATGGTCGATCACGTGGCCGAACACGACGGCCTCCGACTGCAGTTGATCGAGTACATGCCGGAACTGGTCGGCCGCCCGGAGTGGGCCATCGACATCCAGCGGGTCCACGACTGGCTCGCCGACCAGGCCCACCGGGTCGAGGTTCGAGAGATGCACGACCGAAAGCGCTACTGGGTCAGCGGCGACGGGAACGGCGAGGGGATGGTCGAGATCGTCGACCCCGTAGAGAACTCGACCTTCTGTGACAACTGCCATCGCGTGCGCGTGACACACGACGGGAAGCTGAAGGGCTGTCTCAACCGCACCGACGACCTGCGGCCGATGGGCGAGATGACGCGGTCGGAGATCCGCGAGACGTTCCGCCAGACCGTCGCCAACCGGGTCCCGTACTACGGCGAGTACATGATCGAGGAGGACGGCGAGTGGGTCCTCAACGAGGAGTACCTCGATCGCGGCCCTGCCGTCGACCCGGCCCCGGCGTCCGACGACGACTGA
- a CDS encoding 50S ribosomal protein L13: MSVAEFDADLVVDARDCIMGRVASQVAEKGLDGETIAVVNAEQAVITGRENQIVEKYKKRVDIGNDNGYFYPKRPDGILKRSIRGMLPHKTQRGQEAFENVRVYVGNPYDDDGEILDGTSLDRLSNIRFVSLAEVSEQLGANKTW; this comes from the coding sequence ATGAGCGTCGCAGAGTTCGATGCCGACCTCGTCGTCGACGCCCGTGACTGTATCATGGGCCGTGTGGCCTCGCAGGTCGCCGAGAAGGGCCTGGACGGCGAGACCATCGCTGTGGTCAACGCCGAGCAGGCCGTCATCACCGGCCGCGAGAACCAGATCGTCGAGAAGTACAAGAAACGCGTCGACATCGGGAACGACAACGGGTACTTCTACCCCAAGCGACCCGACGGCATCCTCAAGCGGTCGATCCGCGGGATGCTGCCACACAAGACCCAGCGCGGCCAGGAGGCCTTCGAGAACGTCCGTGTCTACGTCGGGAACCCGTACGACGACGACGGCGAGATTCTCGACGGCACCTCGCTGGACCGACTGTCGAACATCAGGTTCGTCTCGCTGGCCGAAGTCAGCGAGCAACTCGGAGCGAACAAGACATGGTAA
- a CDS encoding DNA-directed RNA polymerase subunit K, whose product MNAQESRYEKARKLGARALQLAHGAPVLIETEQTQPILIAAEEYDAGVLPFTVRRGDHK is encoded by the coding sequence ATGAACGCACAGGAAAGCCGCTACGAGAAGGCCCGCAAACTCGGCGCACGAGCGCTGCAGTTGGCCCACGGTGCACCCGTGCTCATCGAGACGGAGCAGACCCAGCCTATCCTCATCGCGGCCGAGGAATACGACGCCGGGGTGCTCCCGTTCACAGTCAGACGAGGTGACCACAAATGA
- a CDS encoding 30S ribosomal protein S9 has translation MVTNTSGKKKTAVARATIREGEGRVRIDSQPVELVEPELAQLKMLEPFRIAEENLRDDIDVEVSVEGGGVMGQADAARTAIARGLVDFTNDAELRDAFMEFDRSLLVNDVRQSEPKKWGGPGARARYQKSYR, from the coding sequence ATGGTAACGAACACGTCCGGAAAGAAGAAGACCGCCGTCGCCCGCGCGACGATCCGCGAGGGCGAGGGGCGCGTGCGTATCGACTCCCAGCCGGTCGAGCTGGTCGAGCCGGAGCTGGCACAGCTGAAGATGCTGGAGCCGTTCCGTATCGCCGAGGAGAACCTCCGCGACGACATCGATGTCGAGGTCTCCGTCGAAGGCGGCGGTGTGATGGGACAGGCGGACGCCGCCCGCACCGCGATCGCCCGCGGCCTGGTCGATTTCACCAACGACGCCGAACTCCGCGACGCGTTCATGGAGTTCGACCGGTCGCTGCTGGTCAACGACGTGCGCCAGTCCGAACCGAAGAAGTGGGGCGGCCCCGGCGCACGGGCCCGCTACCAGAAGTCCTACCGCTGA
- a CDS encoding 50S ribosomal protein L18e has translation MSKTNPRLSSLIADLKSAARSSGGAVWGDVAERLQKPRRTHAEVNLGRIERYAQEDETVVVPGKVLGSGVLQKDVTVAAVDFSGTAEKKIDQVGEAVSLEQAIENNPDGSQVRVIR, from the coding sequence ATGAGCAAGACGAACCCGAGACTCAGTAGTCTCATCGCCGACCTGAAGTCCGCCGCCCGCAGCTCGGGCGGCGCTGTCTGGGGCGACGTTGCCGAGCGCCTACAGAAGCCACGGCGCACACACGCGGAAGTCAACCTGGGCCGCATCGAGCGGTACGCCCAGGAGGACGAGACCGTGGTCGTGCCCGGTAAGGTACTCGGCTCCGGTGTCCTGCAGAAGGATGTCACCGTCGCCGCCGTCGACTTCTCCGGAACGGCCGAGAAGAAGATCGACCAGGTTGGAGAGGCTGTATCACTCGAACAGGCAATCGAAAACAATCCCGACGGTTCCCAGGTCCGGGTGATCCGATGA
- a CDS encoding triphosphoribosyl-dephospho-CoA synthase, with protein MTGRSIAQDAELALLLEVTGTPKPGNVDRTHDHDDLRFEHFMAGAVGARPGLERAADGERVGRVFERAVAGMAQQSAGNTQFGALLLLAPLVAAAHDDALTPAGVDEVVKRTTVADAADFYRAFEHVDVAVDDPPSGLEPLDVRRGADAVPAIEERALTLCDVMDRSAEVDGVAAEWVGGFERVFGAAERIVDGDGPVPDRGAAVFLELLAGEPDTFVVKRSDRETAEMVQRRAQAVLDGEADAAELADELVDRGINPGTTADLVAGALFVALRRGVEV; from the coding sequence ATGACCGGTCGCTCGATCGCACAGGACGCAGAACTCGCGCTCTTGCTGGAGGTGACTGGGACGCCGAAGCCGGGCAACGTCGACCGCACACACGATCACGACGACCTCCGGTTCGAGCACTTCATGGCCGGTGCCGTCGGAGCGCGTCCGGGCCTGGAACGCGCTGCCGACGGCGAGCGAGTCGGCCGTGTCTTCGAGCGAGCCGTCGCCGGGATGGCACAGCAGTCCGCCGGCAACACGCAGTTCGGGGCACTGTTGCTCCTCGCGCCGCTGGTCGCGGCCGCTCACGACGACGCCCTGACGCCTGCCGGTGTGGACGAGGTCGTGAAAAGGACGACCGTCGCGGACGCGGCGGACTTCTACCGAGCGTTCGAACACGTCGACGTGGCTGTCGATGACCCGCCTTCGGGCCTGGAGCCGCTAGATGTCAGACGCGGTGCCGACGCGGTACCCGCCATCGAGGAGCGCGCACTGACGCTGTGCGACGTGATGGACCGGAGCGCCGAAGTCGACGGCGTCGCGGCCGAGTGGGTCGGCGGCTTCGAGCGAGTGTTCGGTGCAGCCGAACGGATCGTCGACGGCGACGGACCTGTCCCGGACAGGGGCGCCGCGGTGTTTCTCGAACTGCTGGCCGGGGAGCCGGACACCTTCGTCGTGAAGCGGTCGGACCGCGAGACGGCGGAGATGGTCCAGCGACGTGCACAGGCCGTGCTCGACGGCGAAGCGGACGCGGCCGAACTGGCCGACGAACTCGTCGACCGCGGGATCAACCCCGGGACGACGGCCGACCTGGTCGCCGGCGCGCTGTTCGTGGCACTCCGTCGGGGGGTCGAGGTGTGA
- the eno gene encoding phosphopyruvate hydratase — protein MTLITDVRLRRVLDSRGNATVEADVLTESGGFGRGKAPSGASTGEYEAIELPAQEAIANAREEALPRLIGEVHAGNQRDVDAALHAADGTDDFSGIGANAAVAISMAAAKAGADVLGAPLFQHLGGTFRGNEYPTPLGNIIGGGEHAADATNIQEFLAAPVGAPSVEEAVFANAAVHQEVHDILADRDLPAGKGDEGAWAPSVSDDEAFEIMDEAVETVADDFGFAITFGLDVAGAELYDAEEDGYVYDDGVKSTEEQIDYIAQKVDEYDLVYVEDPLDENDYEAFAELTDRVGDQTLVCGDDLFVTNVERLQAGINAGAANSILIKPNQIGTLTDAVDAIELGVENGYESVVSHRSGETEDTTIAHLAVATAAPFIKTGAVGGERTAKLNELIRIEDNAV, from the coding sequence ATGACGCTCATCACAGACGTACGACTCCGCCGCGTCCTCGACTCGCGTGGGAACGCGACCGTCGAGGCCGATGTCCTCACCGAGAGTGGGGGCTTCGGCCGCGGCAAGGCACCGAGCGGTGCAAGCACCGGCGAGTACGAAGCGATCGAACTCCCGGCCCAGGAGGCCATCGCGAACGCTCGCGAGGAGGCGCTCCCCCGCCTCATCGGCGAGGTCCACGCCGGCAACCAGCGTGATGTCGACGCGGCGCTGCACGCTGCCGACGGCACGGACGACTTCTCCGGGATCGGCGCCAACGCCGCCGTCGCCATCTCGATGGCAGCGGCCAAGGCCGGCGCCGACGTGCTTGGCGCACCGCTGTTCCAGCACCTCGGTGGCACCTTCCGGGGCAACGAGTACCCGACGCCGCTTGGTAACATCATCGGCGGCGGCGAACACGCCGCGGACGCCACCAACATCCAGGAGTTCCTCGCGGCCCCCGTGGGCGCACCGAGCGTCGAGGAGGCCGTCTTCGCCAACGCCGCGGTCCACCAGGAGGTCCACGACATCCTGGCCGACCGCGACCTGCCCGCGGGCAAGGGCGACGAGGGCGCCTGGGCGCCGTCGGTCTCGGACGACGAGGCCTTCGAGATCATGGACGAGGCCGTCGAGACCGTCGCCGACGACTTCGGCTTCGCGATCACCTTCGGTCTCGACGTGGCCGGTGCCGAACTGTACGACGCCGAGGAGGACGGCTACGTCTACGACGACGGCGTCAAGTCGACCGAGGAGCAGATCGACTACATCGCCCAGAAGGTCGACGAGTACGACCTCGTCTACGTCGAGGACCCCCTCGACGAGAACGACTACGAGGCCTTCGCGGAGCTGACCGACCGGGTCGGCGACCAGACGCTCGTCTGTGGCGACGACCTGTTCGTCACCAACGTCGAGCGCCTGCAGGCGGGCATCAACGCCGGTGCCGCCAACAGCATCCTCATCAAGCCAAACCAGATCGGGACGCTGACCGACGCCGTCGACGCCATCGAACTCGGCGTCGAGAACGGCTACGAGTCGGTCGTCTCCCACCGCAGCGGTGAGACCGAGGACACTACCATCGCACACCTCGCCGTCGCGACCGCGGCCCCGTTCATCAAGACGGGCGCGGTCGGCGGCGAGCGCACAGCCAAGCTGAACGAACTCATCCGTATCGAGGACAACGCAGTATGA
- a CDS encoding Mrp/NBP35 family ATP-binding protein → MDDSDVRDRLRSVEDADLGDDIVSLGLVNSIEVTDGEIRIDLALGAPYSPAETAMANEVREALADTDYDIDLSASVDRGVPADEDPLPNVKNVIAVASGKGGVGKSTVAVNLAAGLSRLGARVGLFDADVYGPNVPRMLDADESPRATDDEQIIPVEKHGMKLMSMDFLVGKDDPVIFRGPMVDNVLTQLWEDVVWGGLDYMVVDLPPGTGDTQLTMLQQVPVSGAVIVTTPQEVALDDARKGLRMFGRHETPVLGIVENMSTFRCPDCGGDHDIFGSGGGREFAEETDMPFLGEIPLDPSVREGGDSGQPLVLDEDSDTGDAFRQITARTADMQGIIHRKRQADAQLTEPEQ, encoded by the coding sequence ATGGACGACTCCGACGTACGCGACCGTCTCCGCTCGGTCGAAGACGCCGACCTCGGGGACGATATCGTCTCGCTTGGCCTCGTCAACAGCATCGAGGTGACAGACGGCGAGATACGGATCGATCTCGCGCTGGGTGCGCCCTATTCGCCGGCCGAGACGGCGATGGCGAACGAGGTCCGTGAAGCGCTCGCCGACACCGACTACGACATCGACCTCTCGGCGAGCGTCGACCGTGGCGTCCCGGCCGACGAGGACCCGCTCCCGAACGTCAAGAACGTCATCGCCGTGGCCTCCGGGAAAGGCGGTGTCGGTAAATCGACTGTCGCGGTGAACCTCGCGGCCGGCCTCTCGCGGCTCGGCGCCCGCGTGGGCCTGTTCGACGCCGACGTGTACGGTCCGAACGTCCCGCGGATGCTAGACGCCGACGAGTCGCCGCGAGCCACCGACGACGAACAGATCATCCCCGTCGAGAAACACGGGATGAAACTGATGAGCATGGACTTCCTCGTCGGCAAGGACGACCCGGTGATCTTCCGCGGGCCGATGGTCGACAACGTCCTCACCCAGCTCTGGGAAGACGTGGTCTGGGGTGGCCTCGATTACATGGTCGTGGATCTCCCGCCCGGCACTGGCGACACGCAACTGACGATGCTCCAGCAGGTCCCCGTCTCCGGCGCGGTCATCGTGACGACGCCACAGGAGGTCGCGCTCGACGACGCCCGCAAGGGACTGCGGATGTTCGGCCGTCACGAGACGCCCGTGCTGGGGATCGTCGAGAACATGTCGACGTTCCGCTGTCCCGACTGTGGCGGCGACCACGACATCTTCGGGAGCGGCGGCGGCCGCGAGTTCGCCGAGGAGACCGACATGCCGTTCCTGGGCGAGATTCCGCTGGACCCGAGTGTCCGCGAGGGCGGTGACAGCGGCCAGCCGCTCGTTCTGGACGAAGACAGCGACACCGGCGACGCGTTCCGGCAGATCACGGCGCGAACGGCGGACATGCAGGGGATCATCCACCGAAAGCGCCAGGCCGACGCACAGCTGACCGAACCGGAGCAGTAG
- a CDS encoding 30S ribosomal protein S4, translating to MALGSNTKFYETPNHPFQGERIADEANLLSRYGLKNKEELWRAQSELRGYRREARKLLGSAGEHDTEAEEFLARLKRYGTLNEQDTLDDVLSLDVTDVLERRLQTVVYRKGYANTPEQARQFIVHGHITLDGQRVTRPSMKVEAGVESTLGFDENSSLADELHPERAEAQE from the coding sequence ATGGCGCTCGGATCGAACACGAAGTTCTACGAGACGCCCAACCACCCGTTCCAGGGCGAGCGTATCGCCGACGAGGCGAACCTCCTCAGCCGCTACGGGCTGAAGAACAAAGAGGAGCTCTGGCGCGCACAGTCCGAGCTCCGTGGGTACCGCCGCGAGGCCCGGAAACTGCTGGGCAGCGCCGGCGAGCACGACACCGAGGCCGAGGAGTTCCTCGCCCGGCTCAAGCGCTACGGGACGCTCAACGAACAGGACACGCTCGACGATGTCCTGTCGCTGGATGTCACGGACGTGCTCGAACGACGACTCCAGACGGTCGTCTACCGCAAGGGCTACGCGAACACGCCCGAGCAGGCACGGCAGTTCATCGTCCACGGCCACATCACGCTGGACGGCCAGCGCGTGACCCGTCCGTCGATGAAGGTCGAGGCCGGCGTCGAGAGCACGCTCGGTTTCGACGAGAACAGCTCGCTCGCGGACGAACTGCACCCTGAGCGCGCGGAGGCACAAGAATGA
- a CDS encoding 30S ribosomal protein S11, with product MSEEKDGITGIAHVHASFNNTIITITDQTGAETLAKSSGGTVVKQNRDEASPYAAMQMAEVVAEKALDRGVEEVHVRVRGPGGNQQTSPGPGAQATIRALARAGLEIGRIEDVTPTPHDGTRAPKNSGF from the coding sequence ATGAGCGAAGAGAAAGACGGCATCACGGGTATCGCCCACGTCCACGCATCGTTCAACAACACGATCATCACGATCACCGACCAGACCGGCGCGGAGACGCTCGCGAAGAGTTCCGGCGGGACGGTCGTCAAGCAGAACCGCGACGAGGCTTCGCCCTACGCCGCGATGCAGATGGCGGAAGTCGTCGCAGAGAAGGCCCTCGACCGCGGTGTCGAGGAGGTCCACGTCCGCGTCCGTGGCCCCGGTGGGAACCAGCAGACCTCCCCCGGGCCGGGCGCACAGGCGACGATCCGTGCCCTGGCTCGCGCCGGGCTGGAGATCGGCCGCATCGAGGATGTCACGCCGACGCCACACGACGGCACGCGCGCGCCCAAGAACTCCGGGTTCTAA
- a CDS encoding DUF447 domain-containing protein: MSGERTDGWPVALAGVTETVVTTEGPNDLWNLAALGVHAPDGDGPATATTWGRTRTWRNFRERGTGYVQFTRDPVDFAEAALSIREQAEPIVDSTDAWVRVTVERLDGGNEGDTRWVDWALHPVESAVERRVVPTTNRGHAAVVEATVAASRLDVSSYDREQLLDRLAYFESVVETAGSERERAAFERIGELVDAEW, translated from the coding sequence GTGAGCGGAGAGCGAACCGACGGCTGGCCGGTCGCGCTCGCCGGTGTCACCGAGACTGTCGTGACGACCGAGGGGCCGAACGACCTGTGGAACCTCGCGGCGCTGGGCGTCCACGCGCCCGACGGGGACGGTCCCGCGACGGCGACGACCTGGGGCCGGACCCGAACCTGGCGGAACTTCCGCGAGCGTGGCACGGGCTACGTCCAGTTCACGCGCGACCCGGTCGACTTCGCGGAGGCGGCGCTGTCGATCCGCGAGCAGGCGGAGCCGATCGTCGACAGCACCGACGCGTGGGTCCGTGTGACTGTCGAACGGCTCGACGGCGGCAACGAGGGGGACACACGGTGGGTCGACTGGGCGCTCCACCCCGTCGAGTCGGCTGTCGAGCGACGCGTGGTGCCGACGACGAACCGGGGCCACGCCGCCGTCGTCGAGGCGACCGTGGCGGCCTCGCGGTTGGATGTCAGCAGTTACGATCGGGAGCAACTGCTGGATCGGCTGGCGTACTTCGAATCCGTCGTCGAAACCGCCGGGAGCGAACGCGAGCGAGCGGCCTTCGAGCGGATCGGGGAGCTTGTCGACGCCGAGTGGTAG
- a CDS encoding DNA-directed RNA polymerase subunit D — MTQDYEVEFVDRGERESRFLVRGITPAFANGIRRAMVADVPTFSIDTVRVIENTSVMFNEQIGLRLGLIPLTTDIDDFERGEEVTLSVAVDGPGTAYSGDLVSSDPLVEPADDNIPIIDLKDGQRLEVEADAVLDTGKEHAKHQGGVAVGYRHLQQVEVVGDKSEFEDDEPNILRGVIEEQAAEHAVGDATNGELVATETFDNDLSKRYPGKEVEVTDVENAFVFHVETDGSLTADDLVVRGVETIRDRATELKDAVQL, encoded by the coding sequence ATGACACAGGATTACGAGGTTGAGTTCGTCGACCGCGGTGAACGGGAATCACGATTCCTGGTCCGCGGTATCACGCCGGCCTTTGCCAACGGCATCCGCCGTGCGATGGTCGCCGACGTTCCCACGTTCAGCATCGACACCGTCCGGGTGATCGAGAACACGAGCGTGATGTTCAACGAGCAGATCGGGCTCCGGCTCGGGCTGATCCCGTTGACCACGGACATCGACGACTTCGAACGCGGCGAGGAGGTCACGCTATCGGTCGCCGTCGATGGACCCGGGACCGCCTACTCGGGCGACCTCGTGTCCAGCGACCCGCTGGTCGAACCCGCCGACGACAACATCCCGATCATCGATCTGAAGGACGGCCAGCGCCTCGAAGTCGAGGCCGACGCCGTCCTCGACACCGGGAAAGAGCACGCCAAACACCAGGGCGGCGTCGCCGTCGGCTACCGACACCTCCAGCAGGTCGAGGTCGTCGGGGACAAAAGCGAGTTCGAGGACGACGAACCGAACATCCTGCGTGGCGTCATCGAGGAACAGGCGGCCGAACACGCCGTCGGCGACGCCACGAACGGCGAACTGGTCGCGACCGAGACGTTCGACAACGACCTCTCGAAGCGGTACCCCGGCAAGGAAGTCGAGGTGACCGATGTCGAGAACGCGTTCGTGTTCCACGTCGAGACGGACGGCTCGCTCACGGCGGACGACCTGGTCGTCCGCGGTGTCGAGACGATCCGCGACCGCGCGACCGAACTGAAAGACGCAGTCCAACTGTAA
- a CDS encoding 30S ribosomal protein S17e, with product MAIKPAYVKKTGRLLMERYPDAFGADFEHNKDVVEELTNIESKGVRNRIAGYVTRKQNTAVEA from the coding sequence ATGGCAATCAAACCCGCCTACGTCAAGAAGACAGGGCGACTCCTGATGGAGCGATACCCCGACGCGTTCGGCGCCGACTTCGAACACAACAAGGATGTCGTCGAGGAACTGACCAACATCGAATCGAAAGGCGTCCGCAACCGCATCGCAGGCTACGTCACCCGCAAGCAGAACACCGCCGTCGAAGCGTAA